Below is a genomic region from Delftia tsuruhatensis.
GGCGCACTGCGCTGGCGCGATGCGTGGCTGATTCTGCGCTACCGCCGTGGTATTCGCCGTCTGCCGCGCTACGTGATGACCAGCCGCCAAGTGCCGGTCAGCGCGCAACGCTTGTTCATTGGTCGTGGTTTTCGCTGGGAACAGCGGCACACCCATCGGCTGATGCAGACCTATCGCCCGGAATTTCGCCGCTACGTCGAGCCCACTTCTGCCTACCTACTGGCCCGGCGGGTGGAGCAGCGCCTGGAGTTCGCGGCGTTTCCCCTGTCGTCCCTGGCCCGCCTCACCGCCTGGGATAGCCCCTTCAACCCTCTGCGCCCTCTGCCACCCGTTGGCGGTCTGCCCCGCCTGCATGGCATCGAACCCGAGGAGGTGGACGTCAGCCTGCCACTGGGCGAGCGCGTGGGCCATTCGCTGGTGCTGGGCACCACGCGGGTCGGCAAGACCCGCTTGGCCGAATTGTTCATCACCCAGGACATTCGCCGCAAAAGCCCCGCTGGCGAGTTCGAGGTGGTAATCGTTTTCGACCCCAAGGGCGACGCCGACCTGCTCAAGCGCATGTATGTGGAAGCCAAGCGCGCGGGCCGCGAAGGCGAGTTTTACGTGTTCCATTTGGGTTGGCCCGAACTCTCGGCCCGCTACAACGCCGTGGGGCGTTTCGGGCGCATTTCCGAAGTCGCGACGCGCATTGCCGGGCAGTTGTCCGGGGAAGGCAACTCGGCAGCGTTCAGGGAGTTTGCTTGGCGTTTTGTCAACATCATCGCCCGCGCATTGGTCGAATTGGGGCAGCGGCCCGACTACCTGCTGATCCAACGCCACGTGGTGAACATTGATGCGTTGTTCATTGAGTACGCCCAACACCACTTCGGCAAAGTCGAACCCAAGGCGTGGGACGTCATCGTGCAGCTCGAATCCAAGCTCAACGAGAAGACCATGCCGCGCAACATGCTCGGTCGCGAGAAGCGCGTAGTGGCCCTGGAGCAGTACCTGAGCCAGGCCCGCAACTACGACCCAGTGCTTGATGGCTTGCGCAGTGCGGTCAGATACGACCGCACCTACTTCGACAAAATCGTCGCCAGCCTCTTGCCCCTGCTGGAAAAGCTCACCAGCGGCAAGATCGCCCAGTTGCTCGCGCCGACCTACACGGACCTGCAAGACCCCAGGCCAATCTTTGACTGGATGCAGGTGGTGCGCAAACGCGCGGTGGTTTACGTCGGCCTGGATGCCTTGTCGGATGCCGAGGTTGCCGCCGCAGTGGGCAATTCGATGTTCAGCGACCTGGTGTCGGTCGCCGGGCATATCTACAAACACGGCATCGACGCGGGCTTGCCCGGCGCGGCCACGCCCATCAGGGTACCGATCAACCTGCACGCGGATGAGTTCAACGAACTGATGGGCGACGAATTCATTCCCTTGATCAACAAGGGCGGCGGCGCCGGGGTGCAGGTCACCGCCTATACCCAAACCTTGAGCGATATTGAAGCGCGTCTGGGCAACCGGGCCAAAGCTGGGCAAGTGGTGGGCAACTTCAACAACCTGTTTGTGTTGCGGGTGCGCGAGACCGCCACCGCTGAGCTGCTGACCAAGCAACTGCCAAAAGTCGAGGTG
It encodes:
- the traD gene encoding type IV conjugative transfer system coupling protein TraD — protein: MARTQPVEVLLRPAVELYSVAVCAAAAFLCVAAPWAVALSPQMGLGSALAFAVYGALRWRDAWLILRYRRGIRRLPRYVMTSRQVPVSAQRLFIGRGFRWEQRHTHRLMQTYRPEFRRYVEPTSAYLLARRVEQRLEFAAFPLSSLARLTAWDSPFNPLRPLPPVGGLPRLHGIEPEEVDVSLPLGERVGHSLVLGTTRVGKTRLAELFITQDIRRKSPAGEFEVVIVFDPKGDADLLKRMYVEAKRAGREGEFYVFHLGWPELSARYNAVGRFGRISEVATRIAGQLSGEGNSAAFREFAWRFVNIIARALVELGQRPDYLLIQRHVVNIDALFIEYAQHHFGKVEPKAWDVIVQLESKLNEKTMPRNMLGREKRVVALEQYLSQARNYDPVLDGLRSAVRYDRTYFDKIVASLLPLLEKLTSGKIAQLLAPTYTDLQDPRPIFDWMQVVRKRAVVYVGLDALSDAEVAAAVGNSMFSDLVSVAGHIYKHGIDAGLPGAATPIRVPINLHADEFNELMGDEFIPLINKGGGAGVQVTAYTQTLSDIEARLGNRAKAGQVVGNFNNLFVLRVRETATAELLTKQLPKVEVYTTTIVSGATDSSDIHGTTDFTSNTQDRISMSSVPMVEPAHVVQLPKGQCFALINGGNLWKIRMPLPAPDPDEMMPSDLRQLAEQMRHSYAQHAQWWQNLGAPHPQEQALPVDLTDPPAAAPDEAGQ